In Antechinus flavipes isolate AdamAnt ecotype Samford, QLD, Australia chromosome 3, AdamAnt_v2, whole genome shotgun sequence, a genomic segment contains:
- the LOC127557906 gene encoding transcription and mRNA export factor ENY2-like: MNKDAQMRATINQKLIETGEQEQLKELLRAKLMECGWKDQLKAHCKDVIKEKGLEHITVDDLVAEITPKSRALVPESVKKEF; the protein is encoded by the coding sequence ATGAACAAAGATGCACAGATGAGAGCAACTATTAACCAGAAACTGATAGAAACTGGTGAACAAGAACAGCTTAAAGAATTGCTAAGAGCTAAATTAATGGAATGTGGTTGGAAAGATCAATTAAAAGCTCATTGTAAAGAtgtgattaaagaaaaaggattaGAACACATTACTGTTGATGACTTGGTAGCAGAGATAACTCCAAAAAGCAGAGCACTTGTACCCGAAAGTGTGAAGAAGGAATTTTGA